The Amaranthus tricolor cultivar Red isolate AtriRed21 chromosome 6, ASM2621246v1, whole genome shotgun sequence genome has a segment encoding these proteins:
- the LOC130815272 gene encoding uncharacterized protein LOC130815272, giving the protein MAGAFRRLLTRKVWRSAVSSPKPINPTIHSQSQTQYLYNQIPFNHGYRTQQQIFHAFKDRLPFFIPDSTRSLCIPLLLAGVFGVGILDVAFADTNEVPTRPPLPSEIPSSYDDLEEIAKKERRKLEDLIRSKGMKYGSYPRFTVAVKGQKIAIKFQVPSNCEIPRLIANLASTLNGGSPMEVQSWDSTVAWQLALSLPNVKQESGGSGTGETISNNGDLCVLIFRSLISPDKPEVEFLKKGHFCPAELEALVSIMQIASEKLGQSKTTGKPSTSKSITSLESMGVRVFGLDEPRVTYANEEISWDTIAGYEQQKREIEDTVLLALRSPEIYDDIARGTRRKYESNRPRAVLFEGPPGTGKTSCARVIASQAGVPLLYVPLEVVMSKYYGESERLFGKVFSLANELPDGAIIFLDEVDSFATARDSEMHEATRRILSVLLRQIDGFEQDKKVVVIAATNRKQDIDPALISRFDSMIYFGIPDEQNRQEIVSQYAKHLTKSELAEFAVVTEGLSGRDIRDVCQQAERRWASKVIRNQISNSSKNANETSLPPLQEYIESAIARRKCLVEIEEQRNQNQSHRSDKRPLQMG; this is encoded by the exons ATGGCAGGAGCATTTAGGAGATTATTAACAAGAAAAGTGTGGCGCAGTGCAGTTTCTTCTCCTAAACCCATAAACCCTACAATTCATTCTCAATCTCAAACCCAATATCTGTATAATCAAATTCCTTTCAATCAtg GTTACAGAACCCAGCAACAAATATTTCATGCTTTTAAAGATCGCCTTCCATTTTTTATCCCTGATTCTACCCGATCTCTTTGCATTCCGCTCTTGCTAGCTGGTGTTTTTGGTGTTGGAATCCTAGACGTGGCTTTTGCAGATACCAATGAG GTACCTACTAGGCCTCCGTTGCCATCTGAAATCCCTTCAAGCTACGATGATCTTGAAGAAATAGCAAAAAAGGAACGACGTAAGTTAGAGGATCTAATTAGAAGTAAAGGCATGAAGTATGGTTCTTATCCCCGATTCACAGTTGCTGTGAAGGGCCAGAAG ATCGCAATCAAGTTCCAAGTACCCTCCAATTGTGAAATCCCTAGACTGATTGCAAACCTCGCTTCAACTCTCAATGGGGGTTCACCTATGGAAGTTCAATCTTGGGACAG CACCGTAGCTTGGCAGCTCGCACTTAGCCTACCAAACGTAAAGCAAGAAAGTGGAGGGAGCGGTACTGGAGAAACCATTTCAAATAACGGTGATCTTTGTGTTCTTATATTTCGCTCATTGATAAGTCCTGATAAACCG GAGGTTGAGTTCTTAAAGAAAGGACATTTCTGCCCTGCAGAGCTTGAGGCTCTGGTGTCTATCATGCAAATTGCTAGTGAAAAGCTAGGGCAGAGCAAAACGACAGGAAAACCATCTACAAGTAAATCAATTACTAGTTTAGAATCCATGGGCGTACGTGTATTTGGGCTTGACGAACCACGGGTTACGTATGCAAATGAAGAGATATCATGGGATACCATTGCTGGCTATGAGCAACAAAAGAG GGAAATAGAGGATACCGTGTTGTTGGCTCTGCGTAGTCCAGAAATTTATGATGATATAGCCCGTGGAACCCGGCGAAAATATGAATCGAACAGACCCCGAGCTGTGCTTTTTGAAGGCCCTCCAG GAACTGGGAAAACCTCGTGTGCCCGAGTTATTGCTAGTCAAGCG GGGGTTCCTCTGCTGTATGTTCCATTGGAAGTTGTCATGTCCAAATATTATGGTGAAAGTGAGCGTCTCTTTGGGAAAGTCTTCTCACTTGCCAATGAGCTTCCCGATGGGGCAATCATATTTTTGGATGAG GTTGATTCTTTTGCTACTGCTCGGGATAGTGAAATGCATGAAGCCACTCGAAGAATTTTATCAGTGCTATTGAGACAG ATTGACGGTTTTGAACAAGATAAGAAGGTGGTGGTGATTGCTGCAACTAACAGAAAGCAAGATATTGATCCTGCTTTGATTAG CCGATTTGATTCAATGATATACTTTGGAATTCCGGATGAACAAAATCGTCAAGAAATAGTGTCTCAGTATGCAAAGCACCTGACCAAGTCCGAATTGGCCGAGTTTGCTGTAGTCACCGAAGG CTTGTCTGGAAGGGATATCAGGGACGTATGTCAACAGGCAGAGAGACGTTGGGCATCAAAG GTTATTCGGAATCAAATATCAAACTCCTCAAAAAATGCTAATGAAACATCTCTCCCCCCTCTACAAGAATATATCGAGAGCGCAATCGCTCGGAGGAAATGCCTTGTTGAGATTGAAGAGCAAAGAAATCAAAATCAGAGTCATCGCAGTGATAAACGACCATTGCAGATGGGTTGA
- the LOC130815356 gene encoding plant UBX domain-containing protein 4-like isoform X1, which yields MASKDKKTVRSTSGGSRPAGGFRTLADLNRRSTPDSDSDSDNAPQEDYTGGEKSGMLVQDPSRGNHVDEIFNQARQLGAVEEPFDNSQPSSSRSFHGTARTLASVQAVAAASQQPEAVVHNITFWQNGFTVNDGPLRRLDDPDNASFLESIKKSECPKELEPADRRSSVHVNLTRKHNLYTEPEKPKVPFQGVGRTLGSSSSSGVSEESAPAPLTIARARAPSAGLVVDQNQPSTPIQLRLTDGTRLVAHFNYHHTISDIRNFIDASQPGGSRTYHLQTVGFPPKPLNDLNQTIEQAGLANSVIIQKL from the exons ATGGCGTCAAAAGACAAGAAAACAGTAAGATCTACAAGCGGTGGAAGTCGTCCTGCTGGTGGCTTTCGTACTCTTGCTGATTTGAATCGTCGCTCAACCCCTGATTCTGATAGTGACTCTGATAATGCCCCTCAAGAGGATTACACTGGTGGTGAGAAAAg TGGAATGCTGGTCCAAGACCCTTCCAGGGGGAATCATGTGGATGAGATTTTCAATCAAGCGAGGCAACTGGGTGCTGTTGAAGAGCCGTTTGACAACTCTCAGCCATCTAGCTCGAGAAGCTTCCATGGTACTGCTAGAACACTCGCTTCAGTGCAGGCAGTAGCAGCAGCCTCTCAGCAACCTGAAGCAGTTGTCCACAACATTACGTTCTGGCAGAATGGATTCACCGTCAATGATGGTCCACTTAGGAGGTTGGATGACCCTGATAATGCATCATTTTTAGAG AGTATCAAAAAATCCGAGTGCCCGAAAGAACTTGAACCTGCTGATCGGAGGTCTTCTGTGCATGTAAACCTTACAAGAAAGCATAATCTGTATACT GAACCCGAGAAACCCAAAGTTCCTTTTCAAGGTGTTGGAAGAACTCTTGGTAGCAGTAGTTCTTCTGGAGTATCCGAGGAATCTGCACCTGCTCCGTTGACTATAGCCCGAGCCCGAGCCCCATCTGCCGGCTTGGTTGTCGATCAGAACCAACCATCAACTCCCATTCAGCTCAGGTTAACAGATGGGACTCGCTTGGTGGCCCATTTTAACTACCATCACACCATTAGTGATATTCGTAACTTCATTGATGCCTCCCAGCCAGGCGGAAGCAGAACATACCATCTTCAGACTGTCGGTTTTCCTCCCAAGCCACTCAATGATCTGAATCAGACAATAGAACAAGCTGGCCTTGCTAATTCAGTAATCATACAGAAACTATAG
- the LOC130815356 gene encoding plant UBX domain-containing protein 4-like isoform X2 → MLVQDPSRGNHVDEIFNQARQLGAVEEPFDNSQPSSSRSFHGTARTLASVQAVAAASQQPEAVVHNITFWQNGFTVNDGPLRRLDDPDNASFLESIKKSECPKELEPADRRSSVHVNLTRKHNLYTEPEKPKVPFQGVGRTLGSSSSSGVSEESAPAPLTIARARAPSAGLVVDQNQPSTPIQLRLTDGTRLVAHFNYHHTISDIRNFIDASQPGGSRTYHLQTVGFPPKPLNDLNQTIEQAGLANSVIIQKL, encoded by the exons ATGCTGGTCCAAGACCCTTCCAGGGGGAATCATGTGGATGAGATTTTCAATCAAGCGAGGCAACTGGGTGCTGTTGAAGAGCCGTTTGACAACTCTCAGCCATCTAGCTCGAGAAGCTTCCATGGTACTGCTAGAACACTCGCTTCAGTGCAGGCAGTAGCAGCAGCCTCTCAGCAACCTGAAGCAGTTGTCCACAACATTACGTTCTGGCAGAATGGATTCACCGTCAATGATGGTCCACTTAGGAGGTTGGATGACCCTGATAATGCATCATTTTTAGAG AGTATCAAAAAATCCGAGTGCCCGAAAGAACTTGAACCTGCTGATCGGAGGTCTTCTGTGCATGTAAACCTTACAAGAAAGCATAATCTGTATACT GAACCCGAGAAACCCAAAGTTCCTTTTCAAGGTGTTGGAAGAACTCTTGGTAGCAGTAGTTCTTCTGGAGTATCCGAGGAATCTGCACCTGCTCCGTTGACTATAGCCCGAGCCCGAGCCCCATCTGCCGGCTTGGTTGTCGATCAGAACCAACCATCAACTCCCATTCAGCTCAGGTTAACAGATGGGACTCGCTTGGTGGCCCATTTTAACTACCATCACACCATTAGTGATATTCGTAACTTCATTGATGCCTCCCAGCCAGGCGGAAGCAGAACATACCATCTTCAGACTGTCGGTTTTCCTCCCAAGCCACTCAATGATCTGAATCAGACAATAGAACAAGCTGGCCTTGCTAATTCAGTAATCATACAGAAACTATAG